The Primulina huaijiensis isolate GDHJ02 chromosome 12, ASM1229523v2, whole genome shotgun sequence genome has a window encoding:
- the LOC140989476 gene encoding uncharacterized protein, with product MTRRLGFSGVISNLSGHILLVGGDFNVVRDASECLGSRGGRLLPMEEFNTFIIDSGMIDAGFEGSSFTWTNKTIWKRLDRVLVSVDWGDHFISIRVEHLARTVSDHCPLLITAPVFARGPSSFRFQRMWVRHHGFLQTVSLNWNLPCSLSGMPRLFAKMKRLKHHLRWWNRDVFGNIFDRLTEAERAVRSAEAVCEADPSDANWTFLSDRNEDLARITAMEADFWKQKAACHWLEDGERNTRLFHNMVRKKRVSNKIFSIWENGVCLTSQDLIQQSGALFFQELLTGEPSAPDCPDFSGFPSVISAVENDGIAATPXWTSLSDRNEDLARITAMEADFWKQKAACHWLEDGERNTRLFHNMVRKKRVSNNIFSIWENGVCLTSQDLIQQSGALFFQDLLIGEPSALDCPDFSGFPSVISAVENDGIAAIPSLEEVRATVFSIHPDSVAGLDGFSSAFFQHCWEIVHQDIFGAVLDFFRGSPMPQGFTATTITLIPKVESARAWSDFRPISLCNVTNKIISKLLYSRLRDVVERLVSPNQSGFVPGRMISDNILLAQELTHSITLPTRGGNVILKLDMAKAYDRVQWHFLFDVLRHFGFSERVVALVSACISHCHFPVNINGSLSGFFCSTRGLRQGDPLSPLLFILGAEYLSRGLDRLYLQHPAIRYRSDCDILISHLAYADDVIIFASGGSRGMQLLVDFLHHYENCSGQRVNAAKSSLILAPRCSGRLRSRLLRITGFAEGHLPIKYLGVPLYRGNRKCSLFAPLLQSVRRKLEGWETRTLSPGSRMTLIRSVLLSMPIYLFQVVQPPLAVMEKLELAFNAFLWGSRPLERKWHWARWSRACLPVLEGGLGFRRLKDLVECFSIKLWFRFRQGSSLWASFLFRKYCRLTAPACVPARGSISPIWRRLLRIRPRAEPGIRWRVGLGDVSFWDDTWFGDVPLSSRCVVRGGRAVRVSHFLSEGSWDFDRLCTVVAPSVAEEIVFIPVLLGEPDLARWIHSSDGAFSARSAWELIRQRAPYSDIFRPCWGSWLRPTLSFFLWRFWHQWLPVDEVLQHRGFALALRCQCCDMCETFTHIFLRSPVARSVWRFFGAVFRVRILDTEDFSLFFSAWKRDLVWSQGGHVREFLPSIVLWFLWTARNDAKHRHLPVSGATVKYQILSYLRLAHSERTVKPRHWLGVFHVARSMGISVALHRFHRTAIVRWLRPPSGCFKLNVDGSSRGVSGDSAAGGVVRDDSGRVVLSFSEFIGAGSSLRAELWAVWRGLLLCSDHSFFPLWIELDSLTSIQLIRSRRCCWGLDHIISRILVLLFRGFLLPPVLLVRCEWVQTLAHYMFGLVGIGWALALTLLVLFFGPLIFPGGGFRQAFTSLHSWRVLQDLYFCGQSETFCPSKSPIENPVFPTISTPPPISPNSDDVCTPLGAQTSPLSFPTQTLASCAGISPDFSKNQSPSLFIVSSTGFCPIPAVSGHLFSSATPI from the exons ATGACTCGCCGTTTGGGGTTTTCTGGAGTCATTTCTAATCTCTCCGGTCATATCTTG CTGGTTGGTGGCGACTTTAATGTCGTCAGGGATGCGTCTGAGTGCTTGGGCTCCCGTGGTGGTAGGTTGTTACCTATGGAGGAGTTCAACACTTTCATTATAGATTCTGGCATGATCGATGCTGGTTTTGAGGGGTCTTCGTTCACTTGGACGAATAAGACCATTTGGAAGCGGTTGGACAGGGTCTTGGTTTCTGTAGATTGGGGAGATCATTTCATCTCGATTCGGGTTGAACATCTCGCTCGTACTGTCTCGGATCACTGTCCGCTTTTGATTACCGCTCCTGTTTTTGCCCGTGGGCCGAGCTCGTTTCGCTTCCAGCGTATGTGGGTTAGGCACCATGGTTTTTTACAGACTGTGAGTCTTAATTGGAATCTGCCTTGCAGTCTGAGTGGCATGCCTCGGCTTTTTGCCAAGATGAAGCGGCTCAAGCATCACCTCCGGTGGTGGAATCGAGATGTTTTTGGTAACATCTTCGATAGACTCACTGAGGCTGAGAGGGCTGTTCGTTCAGCCGAAGCTGTCTGTGAGGCCGACCCTTCTGACGCGAATTGGACTTTCCTGTCCGATCGCAATGAGGATCTGGCCCGTATCACCGCCATGGAGGCGGATTTTTGGAAACAGAAAGCGGCTTGCCATTGGCTTGAGGATGGTGAGCGGAACACCAGACTCTTCCATAATATGGTGAGGAAAAAGCGTGTGTCGAATAAGATTTTCAGCATATGGGAGAATGGGGTCTGCCTGACGTCTCAGGATTTGATTCAGCAGTCGGGAGCCTTGTTTTTCCAAGAGCTTCTTACCGGGGAGCCCTCTGCGCCCGATTGTCCGGATTTTTCGGGTTTTCCCTCGGTTATTTCTGCTGTGGAGAATGATGGTATTGCTGCGACTCCTNATTGGACTTCCCTGTCCGATCGCAATGAGGATCTGGCCCGTATCACTGCCATGGAGGCGGATTTTTGGAAACAGAAAGCGGCTTGCCATTGGCTTGAGGATGGTGAGCGGAACACCAGACTCTTCCATAATATGGTGAGGAAAAAGCGTGTGTCGAATAATATTTTCAGCATATGGGAGAATGGGGTCTGCCTGACGTCTCAGGATTTGATTCAGCAGTCGGGAGCCTTGTTTTTCCAAGATCTTCTTATTGGGGAGCCCTCTGCGCTCGATTGTCCGGATTTTTCGGGTTTTCCCTCGGTTATTTCTGCTGTGGAGAATGATGGTATTGCTGCGATTCCCTCTTTGGAGGAGGTCCGCGCGACCGTCTTCTCCATTCACCCCGATAGCGTTGCTGGCCTTGATGGCTTCTCTTCGGCGTTCTTTCAGCATTGCTGGGAGATTGTCCATCAGGATATTTTTGGTGCTGTTCTTGATTTTTTCCGGGGTTCTCCTATGCCTCAGGGTTTTACTGCCACCACGATCACTTTAATTCCCAAAGTCGAGAGTGCACGCGCTTGGTCGGACTTCCGTCCGATCAGTCTGTGCAATGTCACGAACAAGATCATCTCGAAGCTGTTGTACTCTCGGTTGAGGGATGTGGTGGAGAGACTGGTTTCTCCGAATCAGAGTGGCTTCGTTCCAGGGCGGATGATATCTGATAATATTCTCCTTGCCCAGGAACTCACTCACAGCATTACTCTCCCCACTCGTGGTGGTAATGTTATCTTGAAATTGGATATGGCCAAGGCCTATGATAGGGTCCAGTGGCATTTCCTTTTTGACGTTTTGAGACATTTTGGTTTTTCAGAGCGTGTTGTGGCTTTGGTCTCGGCCTGTATTTCCCATTGTCATTTCCCCGTGAACATCAATGGTTCTCTGTCGGGGTTTTTTTGTTCCACCAGAGGCCTCCGGCAGGGTGATCCGTTGTCTCCCCTTCTCTTCATATTGGGGGCGGAGTATCTTTCTCGTGGCCTTGACCGCCTATATCTGCAGCATCCTGCGATTAGGTACCGTTCTGATTGTGATATTTTGATTTCTCATCTGGCTTACGCTGATGATGTCATTATTTTTGCCAGTGGTGGGTCTCGTGGTATGCAGCTTCTTGTCGATTTTCTGCATCACTACGAGAACTGTTCTGGGCAGCGTGTGAATGCTGCCAAGAGTTCTTTGATTTTGGCCCCGAGGTGTTCTGGGCGTCTCCGCTCCCGGCTTTTGCGTATCACCGGGTTCGCTGAGGGTCATTTGCCTATCAAGTACCTCGGAGTTCCTCTTTATCGGGGTAATCGGAAATGCTCCCTTTTTGCGCCCCTCCTGCAGTCTGTTCGTAGGAAATTAGAGGGTTGGGAGACTCGGACTCTATCCCCGGGTAGCCGTATGACCCTGATACGTAGCGTGCTCCTCTCCATGCCGATTTATCTGTTTCAGGTGGTTCAGCCACCTCTGGCTGTCATGGAGAAGCTTGAGCTGGCCTTCAATGCCTTTCTCTGGGGGTCGAGACCTTTGGAAAGGAAGTGGCATTGGGCCCGGTGGTCCCGGGCTTGCCTCCCTGTGCTTGAGGGGGGGCTTGGATTCCGCAGATTGAAAGATCTTGTGGAATGTTTTTCTATCAAATTATGGTTCCGATTTCGCCAGGGCTCCTCTCTTTGGGCGAGCTTCCTTTTTCGGAAGTATTGCCGGCTGACTGCTCCTGCGTGTGTTCCCGCCCGTGGTTCTATATCCCCCATTTGGCGTCGTCTCCTTAGGATTCGCCCTCGTGCGGAGCCTGGCATTCGCTGGCGCGTTGGTCTTGGAGATGTATCCTTTTGGGATGACACTTGGTTTGGGGACGTTCCTTTGTCCTCCCGGTGTGTGGTTCGTGGGGGCCGTGCTGTCCGGGTTTCTCATTTTTTGTCTGAGGGGTCCTGGGATTTTGATCGCCTTTGTACGGTAGTTGCTCCTTCGGTTGCCGAGGAGATTGTTTTCATTCCTGTTCTTTTGGGAGAGCCTGATCTTGCACGCTGGATCCATAGCTCTGATGGTGCTTTTTCAGCGAGATCTGCTTGGGAGCTGATTCGTCAGCGTGCTCCGTATTCTGATATCTTCCGCCCGTGTTGGGGGAGCTGGTTGAGGCCTACCCTGTCGTTCTTCCTCTGGAGATTCTGGCATCAGTGGCTCCCAGTTGATGAGGTGCTCCAGCACCGGGGTTTTGCGTTAGCTTTGAGATGTCAGTGTTGTGATATGTGTGAGACATTCACACACATATTCCTTCGCAGCCCGGTTGCTCGGTCTGTGTGGCGTTTTTTTGGCGCCGTTTTTCGGGTCCGTATTCTCGACACTGAGGATTTCAGTTTGTTCTTCAGTGCGTGGAAGAGGGACTTGGTCTGGTCCCAGGGGGGCCATGTGCGGGAGTTTCTCCCCTCCATCGTTTTGTGGTTCCTCTGGACTGCGCGGAATGATGCTAAGCACCGTCATCTCCCTGTCTCTGGGGCGACGGTGAAATACCAGATTTTGTCTTACCTTCGGCTCGCCCACTCTGAGCGTACTGTCAAGCCCAGACATTGGCTGGGTGTGTTTCATGTGGCGAGATCGATGGGTATTTCGGTTGCTCTCCACAGATTTCATAGGACGGCGATTGTTCGCTGGCTGCGGCCGCCGTCTGGGTGCTTCAAGCTTAATGTGGATGGGAGCTCGCGTGGTGTATCTGGGGACTCTGCTGCTGGTGGCGTTGTTCGGGATGATTCAGGGAGGGTTGTGCTCTCATTCAGCGAGTTCATTGGAGCTGGGTCTTCTCTCCGGGCTGAGCTTTGGGCGGTTTGGAGGGGTCTTCTCCTTTGTTCTGATCACTCTTTTTTCCCTCTTTGGATCGAGCTTGATTCTCTTACTTCTATTCAGCTCATTCGTTCCCGTCGATGTTGCTGGGGTCTTGATCATATTATATCCAGGATTCTG GTACTGTTATTTAGGGGGTTTCTCCTTCCCCCTGTTTTGCTAGTCCGGTGTGAGTGGGTTCAGACACTCGCACACTACATGTTTGGTCTCGTCGGGATTGGGTGGGCTCTTGCACTCACTCTCCTGGTGCTTTTCTTTGGTCCTCTCATATTCCCTGGAGGGGGTTTTCGTCAGGCTTTTACATCGCTCCATTCATGGCGAGTTTTACAGGATCTATACTTTTGTG GTCAATCGGAGACCTTTTGCCCATCCAAATCGCCGATCGAAAATCCTGTTTTTCCGACCATCTCTACGCCGCCGCCGATTTCTCCGAATTCCGACGATGTTTGCACTCCTCTTGGTGCGCAAACTTCTCCTCTTTCATTTCCGACCCAAACCTTAGCGTCCTGTGCTGGCATTTCACCggatttttcaaaaaatcagTCGCCGTCACTGTTCATCGTCTCCTCCACTGGTTTTTGCCCGATTCCGGCCGTCTCCGGCCACCTCTTTTCAAGTGCGACCCCGATCTAG